The following DNA comes from Polynucleobacter necessarius.
AATATTTCTCGGCTTGGGAATACTGCTTTTTGCCAGCATATGCCCTACCCAATTGCGCCAACCCCTCAGCCCCTTCGCCATCTACTTTGATCGCGGCATTTGCCTTATCCAATCCTAGAGAGTAATTTCCAGCATTATTTGCATCGGCAGCTTCTCGTATCAACTGCCAGTAGCGACTAGTGACAATCAAGCTATTAGCAGCTTGCTCAGGTATGCATTGCGCTCCACAGAAAAACATATCTCCACGTTTTTGAACCCTAGCCAAATGCCCCTGAAATAGGTACTCTTTGCCATAGCTATCTTTTACCTGCAACTCTACCTTATCCCCAACGATGGGCAGAAACTCGAGCGGCGCCTTGAAGCCAATAGCACTAGCGGAAATGTCTACCACTTCAGCATGCACTAATTTTTGATTAGGGACAAATGTCACGTCGACCTTGCCGGTGCATAAAATTCTATGAAAGAGCGAATTTGCTTTCTTTCCAAGAAAGCTCCGATAGACATAATGCCTAGCCAAACGTTCAAGCAACACCATACGCAGGTGGCGAGAATGTTTTGATGCCACATGGGCTCGGTGACCCATCTACCGGCAGCAATAAAAATAGAAATGATATTGATCCCTATAAAAATAAACAACGGAAAAGCATCTTCACTTAAATGCTCTTTTTCATTGGTTTTGCCTTTAGGCGTTACTACAAATTTTTGTTTCCACGAATTGATCAACACAGGGAGTATTTCGCGTATCAGGCGAAATCCCCTGACAGTCTCGTAAATCTCCGAAAAGAATAGCTGACGAGAGCCCGCAAAGAAATAGGGCATCACGACTAATATGCTTAACGCATAAGGTATTTTGAGGTAGACCATCTCTATCCAGCTAGCTGTGTAGACATTTAATCCCAATATTAAAAATGCAGATGGGGCTAAAAAGAAAACGTAGCGAGCAAATCCAAACAACCATGAGTAACAGGATGTGAAATAAGCAATTCGCTGGGGAAACTTTAAGCCCTTCATAAATAAAGGGTTGTAGTGCATCAGAATCTACAGCATCCCCTTACCCCAGCGTGAGTGCTGGGTCAGGTAGTCAGTATGCGACTCTGACGAGAGCCCACAAATCATAGGGCGATTGATATAGCAGCTGTTATATCCAAGACTATGAAGCTGTAGAGAAGTTTCAGCATCCTCGGTAATCGTCTTTACGGCAATGCCACCTATCTCCATTAAATAGGTTCTGCGCAAAATCGCGGCAGAGCCACAGAAAAAACTGGCATTCCAAAAGTTCATCGCTGGCTGAATCTTGCGATAGAACATCTCACTTTCGTCTGGCTTGTTATACATTCCAGTTAAATTGGAATTCACCGGTGTTTGATTGATAAAGAAATGCGGGGTTTGCACCACAAATAGCTTGGGATCAATCAAAAATTGGCCCACTGTATTCGTCAGAATATCTTTGGTGGGGATTTGATCACAGTCCAGAATAAGAACCAATTCACCGCTCGTATGCTGTAAGGCATTGTTGATATTGCCTGCTGTTGCCTTTTGATTCGTTTCGCGAGTGAGGTAGTGAATGCCTAATTCTTTTGCGAGTCGGCGTAGTTGATAGTGTCTTACCCAAGCCCCCACTCCATGTTGATGGCTATGGCGCTTTGTATGTGTACCCCCAT
Coding sequences within:
- a CDS encoding glycosyltransferase family 2 protein; its protein translation is MDSHYFLFDMFVNFSPLSTKYVPLPADTKSYPTVDIFISTYDEPDNIVRMTATAATQINYPKDKRNIYIPDDGGTHTKRHSHQHGVGAWVRHYQLRRLAKELGIHYLTRETNQKATAGNINNALQHTSGELVLILDCDQIPTKDILTNTVGQFLIDPKLFVVQTPHFFINQTPVNSNLTGMYNKPDESEMFYRKIQPAMNFWNASFFCGSAAILRRTYLMEIGGIAVKTITEDAETSLQLHSLGYNSCYINRPMICGLSSESHTDYLTQHSRWGKGML